A genomic window from Lotus japonicus ecotype B-129 chromosome 1, LjGifu_v1.2 includes:
- the LOC130732495 gene encoding sugar transport protein 5-like: MAGGGFVADAPTTSFDSKITLAILITCIVAASGGLIFGYDVGISGGVTTMLPFLEKFFPDILRKAAGSDVNMYCVYDSQVLTLFTSSLYLAGLVTSLLASRVTAWIGRKNTIILGGATFLCGGALNGASQNLAMLMIGRVLLGFGAGFTNQAAPLYLSEIAPAKWRGAFNTGFQFFLGVGVVVAACINYGTAKHTWGWRVSLGLAVVPAAIMAGGAFLITDTPSSLVEHGKVDQARYALRKVRGSTVDIEPELEELIRWNEVAKSMKEEPFKVIFERQYRPHLVLGILIPLFNQLAGINIVAFYAPNLFQSVGLGHNAALMSSIILGLVNLASILVSTGVVDRFGRRFLFITGGIVMFVCQVGVAVVLAVVTGVKGTKDISKGNAILVLVLLSIYTAGFGWSWGPLSWLIPSEIFPLKIRTTGQSIAVGINFITLFALSQTFLAMLCHFKFGAFLFYAGWILIMTIFIIFFLPETKGVPLESMYTIWGKHWFWRRFVKGEANQENHP, translated from the exons ATGGCAGGTGGTGGATTCGTTGCGGATGCACCAACCACTAGCTTCGATAGCAAGATCACACTCGCAATTTTAATCACTTGCATCGTTGCTGCATCTGGTGGACTTATTTTTGGATATGATGTTGGAATTTCAG GAGGTGTAACAACGATGTTGCCGTTTCTTGAAAAATTCTTCCCGGACATACTGAGAAAGGCTGCTGGTAGCGATGTAAACATGTACTGTGTGTATGATAGCCAAGTGCTGACACTATTCACATCTTCTCTGTACCTGGCTGGGTTAGTCACATCTCTTTTAGCGAGTCGTGTCACGGCATGGATCGGACGAAAAAACACCATCATCTTGGGTGGTGCCACCTTCCTTTGTGGTGGTGCACTTAATGGGGCTTCTCAAAATCTTGCTATGCTCATGATTGGGCGTGTCCTCCTCGGATTTGGGGCCGGCTTCACTAATCAA GCAGCACCATTGTACCTTTCTGAAATCGCTCCAGCAAAATGGCGAGGCGCATTCAACACAGGCTTCCAATTCTTCCTGGGAGTAGGCGTAGTTGTGGCAGCCTGCATAAACTACGGCACCGCCAAGCACACGTGGGGCTGGCGCGTCTCTCTCGGCCTCGCAGTTGTCCCTGCCGCCATTATGGCGGGCGGCGCCTTCCTCATAACTGACACGCCCAGCAGCTTGGTCGAGCACGGCAAGGTCGACCAAGCCCGATACGCCTTGCGCAAAGTACGGGGTTCCACCGTGGACATCGAACCAGAATTGGAAGAACTTATTCGATGGAACGAGGTTGCGAAATCTATGAAGGAGGAACCGTTTAAGGTCATCTTTGAGAGGCAATATCGGCCTCACTTGGTGTTAGGAATTTTGATCCCGTTGTTTAACCAGCTTGCAGGGATCAACATTGTGGCATTCTACGCGCCTAACCTCTTCCAATCTGTGGGTTTGGGGCACAATGCTGCTTTGATGTCCTCCATTATACTTGGACTTGTCAACCTTGCTTCTATCCTTGTCTCCACTGGTGTTGTTGACCGCTTTGGTCGAAGGTTCTTGTTCATCACCGGAGGCATTGTTATGTTTGTGTGCCAA GTTGGAGTTGCTGTAGTTCTAGCAGTGGTGACTGGTGTTAAGGGTACAAAGGACATATCAAAGGGCAACGCAATTCTGGTATTGGTTCTATTGTCCATATACACAGCAGGTTTTGGTTGGTCATGGGGTCCTCTCAGTTGGCTAATTCCAAGTGAGATTTTCCCATTGAAGATCAGAACCACTGGACAGAGCATAGCTGTTGGTATTAACTTCATCACACTGTTTGCACTCTCGCAAACATTCTTGGCCATGCTATGCCACTTTAAATTCGGTGCGTTCTTGTTCTACGCGGGTTGGATTTTGATAATGACCATCTTCATTATATTTTTCTTACCTGAGACCAAAGGAGTTCCATTGGAGTCCATGTACACTATATGGGGAAAACACTGGTTTTGGCGTCGGTTTGTTAAAGGGGAAGCTAACCAAGAGAATCATCCATGA